The following proteins are encoded in a genomic region of Clostridium kluyveri:
- the purB gene encoding adenylosuccinate lyase, with amino-acid sequence MRDTYNTPLNSRYASKEMSYIFSDEVKFRTWRKLWVVLAECEKELGLNITSEQIDELKANMENINYEDAKKREKEVRHDVMSHVYAYGLQCPKAKGIIHLGATSCYVGDNTDLIIMRKGLYILKRKILNVINYLTEFALKYRDLPTLGFTHLQPAQLTTVGKRATLWIQDLYLDIENIDFVIDKMRFRGVKGTTGTQASFMELFNGDEEKVKKLDKMVTERMDFKEEFMVTGQTYTRKLDSIILNTLSEISQSAYKFSNDLRLLQNMKEMEEPFEKNQIGSSAMAYKRNPMRCERIGALARYVIINTLNPAITAATQWFERTLDDSANKRIAIPEAFLALDGILNLYMNVSENMVVYPKVIESHVAKELPFMCTENIIMEAVKRGGDRQELHERIRAHSMEAAKMVKEYGMENDLLERVVKDSFFKMTKEEILSLVDAKKFIGRAPGQVIDFIEYKIKPLLENNKEFLGEEAEINV; translated from the coding sequence ATGAGAGATACATATAATACACCCTTAAATAGCAGGTATGCATCTAAAGAGATGAGTTACATATTTTCAGATGAAGTAAAGTTTAGGACCTGGAGAAAACTCTGGGTAGTTCTTGCAGAATGTGAAAAGGAGTTAGGACTTAATATAACCTCTGAACAAATAGATGAGTTAAAAGCTAATATGGAAAATATAAATTATGAAGATGCTAAAAAAAGAGAAAAAGAAGTGCGTCATGATGTTATGAGTCATGTGTATGCTTACGGGCTGCAGTGTCCTAAAGCAAAAGGAATAATACATCTGGGAGCAACAAGCTGTTATGTAGGTGATAATACGGACTTAATAATTATGAGGAAAGGTCTTTACATATTAAAAAGAAAAATTTTAAATGTGATAAATTATCTTACAGAGTTTGCCTTGAAATATAGAGATTTACCTACCCTTGGGTTTACCCATCTACAGCCAGCCCAGCTTACTACAGTGGGAAAAAGGGCAACACTTTGGATACAGGATTTATATTTGGATATTGAAAATATTGATTTTGTAATAGATAAAATGAGATTTAGAGGAGTAAAAGGTACTACTGGAACCCAAGCTAGTTTTATGGAATTATTCAATGGAGATGAGGAAAAAGTAAAAAAACTAGATAAGATGGTAACTGAAAGGATGGATTTTAAAGAAGAATTTATGGTTACAGGTCAAACATATACTAGAAAATTGGATTCCATAATATTAAATACTCTTTCTGAGATTTCTCAAAGTGCCTATAAGTTTAGTAATGACTTAAGATTATTGCAAAATATGAAGGAGATGGAGGAACCTTTTGAAAAAAATCAAATAGGCTCTTCTGCTATGGCCTATAAGAGAAATCCTATGAGATGTGAGAGAATAGGGGCTCTTGCAAGGTATGTAATAATAAATACTTTAAATCCAGCTATTACTGCTGCTACACAATGGTTTGAAAGAACTTTAGATGATTCTGCCAATAAAAGAATAGCTATACCAGAAGCATTTTTAGCCTTAGATGGTATATTAAATCTATATATGAATGTATCTGAGAATATGGTGGTGTATCCAAAAGTGATTGAATCTCATGTAGCTAAGGAGCTTCCTTTTATGTGTACGGAAAATATAATAATGGAAGCAGTTAAAAGAGGAGGAGACAGGCAAGAACTTCATGAAAGAATTAGAGCCCATTCTATGGAAGCAGCTAAAATGGTAAAGGAATATGGAATGGAAAATGATCTTTTAGAGAGAGTTGTAAAAGATTCTTTCTTTAAAATGACTAAAGAAGAGATACTCTCTCTTGTTGATGCTAAAAAATTTATAGGAAGAGCACCAGGGCAAGTAATAGACTTTATAGAATACAAGATAAAGCCTCTTCTAGAAAACAACAAAGAATTTTTAGGAGAAGAAGCCGAAATAAATGTTTAA
- a CDS encoding pyridoxal phosphate-dependent aminotransferase, which translates to MILSKKAEKIQPSITLAITAKAKKMKSDGIDVIGFGAGEPDFNTPENIQQAAVNAMKEGYTKYTPASGIAELKKAIVKKFKKDNDLKYDENQIIISTGAKQCLTNVFAATLNPGDEVIIAVPYWVSYPELVKLSDGIPVFIDTKKENDFKYTAEDLKAAYSEKTKMIIINNPNNPTGTIYSKEELEKIADFAREKDILILSDEIYEKLIYDEMEHVSIAGLSEDAYKRTIVINGVSKTYAMTGWRIGYAAADKDIIKLMSNIQSHTTGNPNSIAQYASVAAIDGEESQIEEMVREFKRRRDYMVDKISKIPGVSYLNPKGAFYVMLNISETFGKSVDGVTIDDSLNFSEQLLEKEKVAVVPGLGFGIDGYVRLSYATSMENIKEGLDRIERFILNFK; encoded by the coding sequence ATGATACTTTCAAAAAAGGCTGAAAAAATCCAGCCATCTATAACTTTGGCCATAACTGCTAAGGCAAAAAAAATGAAATCAGATGGAATTGATGTAATAGGATTTGGGGCTGGAGAACCGGATTTTAATACTCCAGAAAATATTCAACAGGCTGCTGTAAATGCTATGAAGGAGGGATATACAAAATATACTCCTGCATCTGGTATTGCAGAACTTAAAAAAGCTATTGTGAAGAAATTTAAGAAAGACAATGACCTTAAATATGATGAAAATCAAATTATAATATCTACAGGAGCAAAACAGTGTCTTACAAATGTATTTGCGGCAACTTTAAATCCTGGAGATGAAGTTATTATAGCTGTACCCTACTGGGTAAGTTATCCAGAGCTTGTGAAACTTTCAGATGGCATACCAGTATTTATAGATACTAAAAAAGAAAATGACTTTAAATATACTGCAGAAGATTTAAAGGCAGCATATAGTGAAAAAACTAAAATGATTATAATAAATAATCCTAACAATCCCACAGGTACTATTTATTCAAAGGAGGAACTTGAAAAAATTGCAGATTTTGCAAGGGAAAAAGATATTCTTATTTTATCAGATGAAATATATGAAAAGCTTATATATGATGAAATGGAGCATGTTAGCATAGCTGGCCTGTCTGAAGATGCCTATAAGAGAACCATTGTTATAAATGGAGTTTCTAAGACCTATGCTATGACTGGATGGAGAATAGGATATGCTGCAGCAGATAAGGATATAATTAAACTTATGTCAAATATCCAAAGTCATACTACTGGCAATCCTAATTCTATAGCTCAATACGCTTCTGTAGCAGCAATAGATGGAGAAGAGTCTCAGATAGAGGAAATGGTTAGGGAATTTAAAAGGAGAAGAGATTACATGGTAGATAAAATAAGTAAAATACCAGGTGTCTCATATCTGAATCCCAAGGGAGCTTTTTATGTAATGTTAAACATATCGGAAACTTTTGGAAAGAGTGTAGATGGGGTTACCATAGATGATTCATTGAACTTTTCAGAGCAGCTTCTAGAAAAAGAAAAAGTTGCAGTGGTGCCTGGATTGGGATTTGGAATAGATGGATACGTAAGATTGTCTTATGCTACATCTATGGAAAATATAAAAGAAGGACTGGATAGAATAGAAAGATTTATATTAAATTTTAAATAA
- a CDS encoding HPr family phosphocarrier protein produces MVSREVIVKSPTGLHARPATLLVKKASSFKSELYIEFKEKRANIKSLIGVLSLGVTKGANVKITACGDDESLAVEEVVRLIKSLEE; encoded by the coding sequence GTGGTTTCTAGAGAAGTTATAGTTAAAAGTCCCACAGGCTTACATGCAAGGCCCGCAACTCTTTTAGTTAAAAAAGCCTCTTCATTTAAATCAGAATTATATATAGAATTTAAAGAGAAAAGAGCTAATATAAAGAGTTTGATTGGAGTACTGTCATTAGGTGTAACTAAAGGGGCCAATGTAAAAATTACTGCATGTGGCGATGATGAATCTTTAGCAGTAGAAGAAGTAGTCAGATTAATAAAATCCCTGGAGGAATAA
- a CDS encoding decaprenyl-phosphate phosphoribosyltransferase, translated as MAAVIELMRPKQWIKNFFIFAAIIFSGNFLKLELLKNNLFTYVLFCIGSSVVYILNDIVDIEKDRCHPDKKNRPLPSGRVSKNTAFILAGILFVLVLCFSYILLDVRIVFIILLYIIVNVCYTFKLKNVVIIDVMTIAFGFVLRVESGSIATGAEVSPWLFLCTMLLSLFLALNKRKSELTALKDRSSSSRMILAKYSVENINKMLTIVNPSILMAYCLYTFGSIQSDTMIFTIPFVLYGIFRYEYLMDRKNIGGKPEDVFEKDIPFLINILLWIGAVIIIIYLKL; from the coding sequence ATGGCAGCAGTAATTGAACTGATGAGACCTAAACAGTGGATTAAGAATTTTTTTATATTTGCAGCAATTATATTCTCGGGAAATTTTTTAAAATTAGAATTATTAAAAAATAATTTATTTACATATGTTCTATTTTGTATAGGATCTTCTGTAGTTTATATATTAAATGATATAGTGGATATTGAAAAAGATAGATGCCATCCTGATAAAAAGAATAGACCTCTTCCAAGTGGTCGTGTGTCTAAAAATACAGCTTTTATCTTAGCTGGTATATTATTTGTTCTAGTATTATGTTTTTCATATATTTTATTAGATGTAAGGATTGTATTTATAATATTATTATATATTATAGTGAATGTATGCTATACTTTTAAACTTAAAAATGTAGTTATAATAGATGTTATGACTATTGCTTTTGGATTCGTGCTTAGAGTTGAAAGTGGAAGTATCGCCACAGGAGCAGAAGTATCACCATGGCTGTTTTTATGTACAATGCTTTTGTCTTTATTTTTGGCTCTCAACAAAAGAAAAAGTGAACTTACAGCTTTAAAAGATAGAAGCAGCTCTTCAAGAATGATACTGGCAAAGTACTCTGTTGAGAATATTAATAAAATGCTTACTATAGTAAATCCATCTATATTGATGGCTTACTGTTTATATACCTTTGGCTCCATACAAAGTGATACAATGATATTTACAATACCCTTTGTTTTATATGGTATATTTAGATATGAATATTTAATGGACAGAAAAAATATAGGGGGTAAACCAGAAGACGTATTTGAAAAAGATATACCTTTTTTAATTAATATATTATTGTGGATTGGAGCTGTTATAATTATAATATACTTAAAACTATAG
- the recA gene encoding recombinase RecA, whose amino-acid sequence MLQIEKQFGKGAIMKLGENSILNVDVVSTGCLDLDIALGIGGVPRGRVIEIFGPESSGKTTVALHIIAEAQKTGGAAAFIDAEHALDPSYAKNLGVDIENLIVSQPDTGEQALEIAEALVRSNAIDVLVVDSVAALVPKAEIEGEMGDSHVGLQARLMSQALRKLTSSINKSKCVTIFINQLREKVGVMFGNPEVTPGGRALKFYSSVRMDVRRIDSIKQGDTMVGNRTKVKVIKNKVAPPFKQAEFDIMYNQGISREGNVLDVGVREEFVQKSGAWFSYKETRLGQGRENAKQFLRENPDILSEIESKIREKYNLPIDKDNLSSDKNQNEKSSKEDNKKQDSKNLSK is encoded by the coding sequence ATGTTACAGATAGAAAAACAGTTTGGAAAAGGTGCAATAATGAAACTGGGAGAAAACAGCATTTTAAATGTGGATGTTGTTTCAACGGGGTGTCTTGATTTAGATATAGCCCTTGGTATAGGTGGAGTACCACGAGGAAGAGTAATAGAAATATTTGGGCCGGAATCTTCAGGTAAAACCACAGTGGCACTTCATATAATTGCGGAAGCTCAAAAAACTGGCGGAGCAGCAGCTTTTATAGACGCAGAACATGCACTTGATCCTTCCTATGCAAAAAATTTAGGAGTGGATATAGAAAATTTAATAGTATCTCAGCCAGATACTGGAGAACAGGCACTGGAAATAGCAGAAGCATTGGTCAGATCTAATGCCATAGATGTATTGGTAGTGGATTCAGTAGCTGCATTGGTACCAAAGGCAGAAATAGAAGGAGAAATGGGAGATTCTCATGTAGGATTACAAGCTAGACTTATGTCTCAGGCGCTTAGAAAGCTTACATCCTCTATAAACAAGTCAAAATGTGTTACCATATTTATAAATCAATTAAGGGAAAAAGTAGGAGTTATGTTTGGAAATCCTGAAGTTACTCCTGGAGGAAGGGCGTTGAAATTTTATTCTTCTGTGAGAATGGACGTAAGAAGAATAGATTCCATAAAACAGGGAGATACCATGGTAGGAAATAGAACAAAAGTAAAGGTTATTAAAAATAAGGTGGCCCCTCCTTTTAAACAAGCTGAATTTGATATAATGTATAATCAAGGTATATCAAGAGAAGGAAATGTACTGGATGTAGGAGTTAGGGAAGAGTTTGTTCAAAAAAGTGGAGCTTGGTTTTCATACAAGGAAACAAGGCTTGGACAAGGTAGAGAAAATGCAAAACAGTTTTTAAGAGAAAATCCAGATATTTTATCTGAGATCGAAAGTAAAATAAGAGAAAAGTATAATCTTCCTATAGATAAGGACAATTTGTCAAGTGACAAAAATCAAAATGAAAAAAGTTCCAAGGAGGATAATAAAAAGCAGGATAGTAAGAATTTATCAAAATAA
- the spoVS gene encoding stage V sporulation protein SpoVS, whose product MEVLKVSAKSSPNSVAGALAGVLRERGAAEIQAIGAGALNQAIKAVAIARGFVAPSGIDLICIPAFTDIEIDGEERTAIKLIVQPR is encoded by the coding sequence ATGGAGGTATTAAAGGTTTCAGCAAAATCAAGTCCAAATTCAGTTGCAGGAGCGTTAGCAGGAGTTTTAAGAGAGAGGGGAGCAGCAGAGATACAAGCTATAGGGGCAGGAGCGTTAAATCAAGCTATTAAGGCTGTAGCGATTGCTAGGGGGTTTGTAGCACCTAGTGGAATCGATTTAATATGTATACCGGCGTTTACGGACATTGAGATAGATGGGGAAGAAAGAACGGCTATTAAATTAATAGTACAACCAAGATAG
- a CDS encoding DUF378 domain-containing protein, with the protein MYKLSIIDKVSLILMVLGALNWGLIGLFNFNIIGIIFGEPVNLIGRILYILIGVAGLNMIILFFKTKNSCK; encoded by the coding sequence ATGTATAAACTCAGTATCATAGATAAAGTTTCTTTAATCCTAATGGTTTTAGGTGCACTAAATTGGGGACTTATAGGTCTGTTTAATTTTAATATAATAGGAATCATATTTGGAGAGCCTGTAAATTTAATAGGAAGAATACTATACATACTTATAGGAGTAGCAGGATTAAATATGATTATATTATTTTTTAAAACCAAAAATAGCTGTAAATAA
- the pgsA gene encoding CDP-diacylglycerol--glycerol-3-phosphate 3-phosphatidyltransferase produces the protein MNLANKLTIIRILLIPFFLIFITLEDVPYGKFIAIVIFILASITDKLDGYIARSRNQITRFGKFMDPLADKLLVTAALISLVEYHIIPTWVAMIIIAREFAVTGLRAVAASDGIVIAASPWGKVKTVTQIVAIILALVNLNYNHVSLGFVKTVISHPHKMLNWITGIAMFLAIAATLISGLDYFVKNKGVLNPDK, from the coding sequence ATGAATCTGGCAAATAAACTTACAATAATTAGAATTTTATTGATTCCGTTTTTTTTGATTTTTATAACTTTAGAGGATGTACCTTATGGAAAATTTATTGCAATAGTTATTTTTATACTGGCATCTATAACAGATAAATTAGATGGGTACATAGCTAGAAGTAGAAATCAAATAACTCGCTTTGGTAAGTTTATGGATCCACTAGCAGACAAACTTTTGGTTACTGCAGCGCTTATATCATTGGTGGAATATCATATAATACCTACCTGGGTTGCCATGATAATAATAGCTAGAGAATTTGCAGTAACGGGTCTTAGGGCAGTGGCTGCTTCAGATGGTATAGTAATAGCGGCAAGTCCCTGGGGAAAAGTTAAAACTGTAACTCAAATAGTTGCAATAATACTTGCTTTGGTAAATTTGAATTATAATCATGTATCTTTGGGATTTGTAAAAACTGTTATAAGTCATCCACATAAAATGTTAAATTGGATTACAGGCATTGCTATGTTTTTAGCTATAGCAGCTACTTTAATTTCCGGGCTTGATTATTTTGTGAAAAATAAAGGTGTATTAAATCCAGATAAATAG
- the rny gene encoding ribonuclease Y has protein sequence MNYMIIYEIIAGILIVVAILIHFNIMKNKVAAIKSQTIYESNRLKEEAKKEAQSQKKEAILEAKEEVHKLRNDFERESRDRRIEIQRLEKRVLQREELLDKKNDVLEKRESSLDRRQQEIDKVQAKVEELYQKQREELERLSGLSSEEAKDILLEEVNKEIKHESAMMIKEVETKAKEEADKRAREIITSAIQRCAADHVAETTVHVVTLPNDEMKGRIIGREGRNIRTLETLTGVDLIIDDTPEAVILSGFDPIRREVARIALEKLIIDGRIHPARIEEMVEKAEKELENDIKEEGEQATFETGVHGLHIELIKLLGRLKYRTSYGQNVLKHSVEVAYLAGLMASEIGIDPTIAKRAGLLHDIGKAVDHEVEGPHAIIGAEIAKKYRESPVVVNAIGAHHGDLEFQSLEDVLVQAADAISAARPGARRETLEAYIKRLEKLEKIANTCEGVEKSYAIQAGRELRIMVKPEDIDDAGALEMARNIVKKIEEELEYPGQIKVNVIRETRAIEYAK, from the coding sequence GTGAATTACATGATAATATATGAAATTATTGCTGGTATACTAATAGTTGTTGCTATATTAATTCATTTTAATATAATGAAAAATAAAGTAGCTGCTATAAAATCACAGACTATTTATGAGTCTAATAGATTAAAGGAAGAGGCAAAAAAAGAAGCTCAATCCCAAAAAAAAGAAGCTATACTGGAAGCTAAAGAAGAAGTTCATAAATTAAGAAATGATTTCGAAAGAGAATCTAGAGATAGAAGAATTGAAATTCAAAGGCTAGAAAAAAGAGTATTGCAAAGAGAAGAATTATTAGATAAGAAGAATGATGTCCTTGAAAAGAGAGAAAGTAGCCTGGATAGAAGACAACAGGAAATTGATAAAGTGCAGGCAAAAGTGGAAGAATTATACCAGAAGCAGAGAGAAGAACTTGAAAGGTTATCAGGTTTGAGTTCTGAAGAGGCTAAGGATATCTTGTTAGAAGAGGTTAATAAAGAAATAAAACATGAATCTGCTATGATGATTAAAGAAGTTGAAACAAAGGCTAAAGAAGAAGCGGATAAAAGGGCAAGGGAAATTATAACTTCCGCTATTCAAAGATGTGCAGCAGATCATGTGGCAGAAACTACAGTACATGTTGTAACGCTTCCTAATGATGAAATGAAGGGAAGGATAATAGGTAGAGAAGGTAGAAATATAAGAACCCTTGAAACTTTGACAGGTGTAGATTTAATAATAGATGATACACCTGAAGCTGTGATATTGTCGGGTTTTGATCCTATAAGAAGAGAAGTTGCTAGAATAGCACTGGAAAAACTTATAATTGATGGAAGAATACATCCGGCAAGAATTGAAGAAATGGTTGAAAAAGCTGAAAAGGAATTGGAAAATGATATTAAGGAAGAAGGGGAACAAGCAACTTTTGAAACTGGTGTACATGGTCTTCATATAGAATTAATAAAATTACTAGGAAGGTTGAAATATAGAACTAGTTATGGTCAGAATGTTTTGAAACACTCGGTGGAAGTTGCATATCTAGCTGGACTTATGGCATCAGAGATTGGAATAGATCCAACTATAGCAAAAAGAGCAGGATTACTTCATGATATAGGCAAAGCAGTGGATCACGAAGTTGAAGGACCACATGCTATTATAGGGGCAGAAATTGCTAAAAAATACAGAGAATCACCTGTAGTTGTAAATGCTATTGGAGCTCACCATGGAGATTTGGAATTCCAATCTTTAGAAGATGTACTTGTTCAGGCAGCAGATGCTATTTCAGCAGCAAGGCCTGGAGCTAGAAGAGAAACATTAGAAGCATATATTAAACGTTTGGAAAAATTAGAAAAAATAGCAAATACATGTGAAGGCGTAGAAAAGTCATATGCCATTCAAGCGGGAAGAGAACTTAGAATTATGGTTAAACCAGAAGATATTGATGATGCAGGAGCCCTTGAAATGGCAAGGAACATAGTAAAGAAAATTGAAGAAGAACTAGAGTATCCTGGCCAGATTAAGGTAAATGTTATTAGAGAAACTCGTGCAATTGAATATGCAAAATAA
- a CDS encoding SMR family transporter, protein MIPLILISVFLGAMGQVLVKYGAVNLELNFTIKYLLPSIFNILKNMPVMFGIISYGLSFLLWIKVLSKVELSYAYPMVSLGYVITMIFSYFVFKENISFIRILGVAFIILGVVLVSRS, encoded by the coding sequence ATGATTCCATTAATACTTATATCAGTTTTTTTAGGCGCAATGGGGCAGGTACTTGTAAAATATGGTGCGGTAAATTTAGAATTGAATTTTACTATAAAATATTTGCTCCCCAGTATTTTTAACATATTAAAAAACATGCCTGTAATGTTTGGAATTATATCCTATGGATTAAGTTTTTTGCTTTGGATAAAGGTTTTAAGTAAAGTAGAATTAAGCTATGCTTATCCAATGGTGAGTTTGGGATATGTGATAACTATGATATTTTCCTATTTTGTATTTAAGGAAAATATATCTTTTATAAGGATATTAGGAGTAGCTTTTATAATACTAGGAGTAGTATTGGTTTCAAGAAGTTAG